Proteins from a genomic interval of Spiroplasma endosymbiont of Lonchoptera lutea:
- a CDS encoding Mbov_0401 family ICE element transposase-like protein yields MLKINNNVKSSENKHWFSLFTTHKNMYISKCEQLANEYEKLDEYLYKYHYRLKQGYKVVHFASRTIITIFGDVTFKRRRYKYWNQKSGKFEYVCLLDKEIGLLSKQRIYFDVQFKVLSLLGDGKRYRDVLDALNHCYISKASISNILNKYDIAEYFQLAEKETKTRIDLKNKDLYIQLDETFLATLAQKVKQDQRIRLVTFHTGHKEKNYKNARRALENKRGHFLMLKVGKRINTMDYRDLLIKELQKHYVNINYDRIIVCGDGATWIREIANSFGNVRYILDGYHAIKKLKQMAFNIVFENRKLTLNSWIELYKNGNHQELIKNIRNVAKNELNKDIKTNLRRNSNYFKNNKHGIHNQNLEWNIGCSIESDVSHLVKQQLGYGAKIYNHKNLNNLLHLRMANLNKLNVLHFINENINLEIEIRKEIYKNSLWNKYNNKNDDSWINKGSIVYTNKYRKHKFR; encoded by the coding sequence ATGCTAAAAATTAATAATAATGTAAAAAGCTCAGAAAACAAGCATTGGTTTAGTTTATTTACAACCCATAAAAATATGTACATCAGCAAATGCGAACAACTAGCTAATGAATACGAAAAACTAGATGAATATTTATATAAATATCATTATCGCTTAAAGCAAGGTTATAAAGTAGTTCATTTTGCATCAAGAACAATTATTACAATTTTTGGTGATGTTACTTTTAAACGACGACGATATAAATATTGAAATCAAAAATCAGGTAAATTTGAATATGTATGTTTACTAGATAAAGAAATTGGTTTATTGTCTAAACAAAGAATTTATTTTGATGTCCAATTTAAAGTTTTAAGTCTTTTGGGCGATGGTAAGCGCTATCGTGATGTTTTAGATGCTCTAAATCATTGTTATATTTCAAAAGCTAGTATTTCGAATATTTTAAATAAATATGATATTGCTGAATATTTTCAATTAGCAGAAAAAGAAACTAAAACTAGAATTGATCTCAAAAATAAGGATCTATATATTCAACTAGATGAGACATTTTTAGCGACATTAGCTCAAAAAGTTAAGCAAGACCAAAGAATTCGTTTGGTTACTTTTCATACCGGACATAAAGAAAAAAATTACAAAAATGCTCGTAGAGCGTTAGAAAACAAACGAGGTCATTTTCTAATGTTAAAAGTTGGCAAAAGAATAAATACGATGGATTATCGTGATTTATTAATTAAGGAATTACAAAAACATTATGTGAATATTAATTATGACAGAATAATTGTTTGTGGTGATGGTGCTACTTGAATTAGAGAAATTGCCAATAGTTTTGGTAATGTTAGATATATTTTAGATGGTTATCACGCTATTAAAAAATTAAAACAAATGGCATTTAATATTGTTTTTGAAAATCGCAAATTAACACTAAATAGTTGAATTGAATTATATAAAAATGGAAATCATCAAGAATTGATAAAAAACATTCGTAATGTTGCTAAAAATGAATTAAATAAAGATATTAAAACAAATTTAAGGAGAAATAGTAATTATTTTAAAAACAATAAGCATGGTATTCATAACCAAAATTTAGAATGAAATATCGGTTGTAGCATTGAAAGTGATGTATCGCATTTAGTAAAACAACAATTAGGATATGGGGCAAAAATATATAATCATAAGAATTTAAATAACTTATTACATTTAAGAATGGCAAATTTAAACAAATTAAATGTATTACATTTCATTAATGAAAATATTAATTTAGAAATAGAAATCAGAAAAGAAATATATAAAAATTCATTATGAAATAAATATAATAATAAAAATGATGATAGTTGAATTAATAAGGGCAGTATTGTATATACGAATAAATATAGAAAACATAAATTTAGATAA